The Phragmites australis chromosome 1, lpPhrAust1.1, whole genome shotgun sequence genomic interval ctgaccgatacctcattaggttattctggtcctttggacaatgcatcgaagcattcaggcattgtaggccggttgtatgcgtggatgccacatttctaagcggcaagttccatggtacccttatgacagcaatggcggcggatgcaaataatcagatcattcctctcgcctttgcaatggttgagagtgaaaacaatgatagttggctgtggttcctcaccttggtaaggacacgtgtcgtgggaaatagggaacgagtttgcgtcatctcagaccgcaacaagggtcttctgcatgcgttggacgtgctgcatgatagcacaaactgctccattgcatggcctgatgtggagagaagatggtgcatgcgacacttgggcgcgaacctgtacacaaggtaccgcaacaagtcgcttgtaaagagattcaaagggctatgtcttcagaaccagcaggcgaagttcaatgagatatggagagagttaaatgagaccactcgcaagatgatggcagaccagcaagcaggggaggatcaactgcgggcgcaaatggttgggggccaaactatcgttagtcgttcacgtggtacatttagccagtggatagcggggaagccggcggagcgttgggcccttatccatgacactcatggtgccaggttagcgcatagaattgtaatgatcatattgtaccgattcttatgcaaatagctattctaaaattattgtatcccatgttaggtactccatcatgacaacgaacatagcggaggcgttcaacaatgtcctgaagggagtacggggcctcccgttgtgtgccattattgagctcacattctacagaacggcggactactttcgagaccgtggtaatgctgctatgaagtgcagcacacggttttcacctaaggtggagcaaatcatatcaagaaggaggagcaaggcacactttcatcggtcgaggatctacgacttggccaacaatgactttgaggtcatgtgccgccgtaggtatgcttcagggtatagcgccggggacaccgtgcagcaatgtcaacttggacctaacgaggtgaagtgcacatgcaataagccaaaactgcaccatatcccgtgctcgcatgtcttagccgcttgcagggacataggtggcaatgacggatcacagtacgtatcaccgtacttcacgatcgatgcattgaggagcacatggcttccgaagatgcggtcctttaacatcggaaccaactacaaatcgatcgagggccctaagtgggtaccttatccacaagcacgacgcacagatcctggaaggcctagatctacgaggctgcaaggtgacatggatgaagcagatgctgttgatggccttcgcaggtgcaaactttgcaaacaacctggacatgacaggaggacttgcccgacccgtcagtaaactatcagcccactgtcaaactgaactgtcttagagactttgtattgtaaaatgttattcacctgttagttgtactacttattgtgcattatgtggtttgcactgtacccctttagacaagaagtgaccattgtattgtaaatgtaattttatttatttatttcgtgtttcttaaatattcatggatccgtgttttgatgcagagacagagcgtaggtagtcagtgagcaagaaatctatggcgggatcctctagtacaggctttccatggacacctgcaacgatcgctatagcacttaatgcctccttacaggttgtgcgcgaaggaaacgatgatccgttaaaggagaacaacataatccaagccgtggcgaaattgcatgcaagacccataTGTTCTAGGTTAACCGCGCCACTCCAATGtgtaaccaccgaggaccttagggccctcttgtatcaccggcgtcaaatgtatctgagggtccgcgaactggccgaccatccttctgtgataggtttctctaggaggcaaagaacgataATAATGTCGCcagaccagtatgcatcccatattcaggtatgtcatataaacatttggtcaccctacttatcttatttccattgattcgaacggtcctcttctgcgtcaggctttcccggaagacgaacagttgatcaacaaagaaatctcacacttcttgacgatgtgtatgctcttcggcgggggtgtgatgcctggttcgcgtagaagacgacgacagtcagcgaatcaaaggggtacagaggcgacctctacgaatcatccaga includes:
- the LOC133922926 gene encoding uncharacterized protein LOC133922926; its protein translation is MIFHIYYGERPTVLHGRLVTIQNCQHIESSVEVPIDLDGLKSHIMRLLRVNQQSHTVVLEGVRPRLVPNSSVIVHTLFEMSRNNAWALYSRKALEENFDMAVYVNIVSRLVQGDAVTTVEGSSQEVMHEEDGGHVGEGSSSREGGRVDPGEVDAGCMDNEDGGSGDEEAADNDDPVPAIQYFRGTGLLECVVVEYNTLSNWGYQNSDIQVGQQFRNRGEVIHFISNYAVITRRDHKCARSNPTEYEVRCTKHPNCPYFVRAHQPKYENYFVISRHTPHTCSEEAIRNVSHAVDARFVAQLLITLIGTEICLSPKSIMGEVHTKTGMLINYYTAWRAKQKALKMLFGSFEESYNNAPRLLQKIAMTNPGTQWAMADEPIRLDDGSYSTTDRYLIRLFWSFGQCIEAFRHCRPVVCVDATFLSGKFHGTLMTAMAADANNQIIPLAFAMVESENNDSWLWFLTLVRTRVVGNRERVCVISDRNKGLLHALDVLHDSTNCSIAWPDVERRWCMRHLGANLYTRYRNKSLVKRFKGLCLQNQQAKFNEIWRELNETTRKMMADQQAGEDQLRAQMVGGQTIVSRSRGTFSQWIAGKPAERWALIHDTHGARYSIMTTNIAEAFNNVLKGVRGLPLCAIIELTFYRTADYFRDRGNAAMKCSTRFSPKVEQIISRRRSKAHFHRSRIYDLANNDFEVMCRRRYASGYSAGDTVQQCQLGPNEVKCTCNKPKLHHIPCSHVLAACRDIGGNDGSQYVSPYFTIDALRSTWLPKMRSFNIGTNYKSIEGPKWVPYPQARRTDPGRPRSTRLQGDMDEADAVDGLRRCKLCKQPGHDRRTCPTRQ